The proteins below are encoded in one region of Paenarthrobacter ilicis:
- a CDS encoding SDR family NAD(P)-dependent oxidoreductase — protein sequence MTMTYTGTTALITGASSGLGAEFAERFAANGANLVLVARRAERLEELAGKLRTKHGVTVTVLPMDLGKPGVGRELFKELDGRGIAVDTLINNAGFGTHSPFVEEDPDVIASEISLNVATLVDLTHAFLPGLISSGKGALVNVASTAAFQPIPGMAVYGATKAFVLSFTEAVAHETKASGLNVLALCPGATRTEFFDVLGSQSGAVGKMQTSAQVVGTALKALERKGTPGSVVSGLFNRVAAGVAQRLPRAVTVAVAARAVQDW from the coding sequence ATGACCATGACCTACACCGGCACTACTGCCCTCATCACCGGCGCCAGCTCCGGACTGGGTGCTGAGTTTGCTGAGCGGTTCGCCGCCAATGGCGCCAACCTTGTGCTGGTTGCACGCCGGGCGGAGCGGTTGGAGGAACTGGCAGGGAAGTTGCGCACCAAGCACGGAGTGACGGTGACTGTTTTGCCAATGGACTTGGGCAAACCAGGCGTGGGGCGTGAACTGTTCAAGGAGCTGGATGGTCGCGGAATCGCCGTTGACACGTTGATCAACAACGCAGGATTTGGCACCCACTCGCCTTTCGTGGAGGAAGACCCGGACGTTATTGCCTCGGAGATCTCCTTGAACGTGGCGACTCTGGTTGATCTCACCCACGCTTTCCTGCCCGGACTGATCAGCTCCGGCAAGGGCGCACTGGTGAATGTGGCCAGCACCGCCGCCTTCCAGCCGATTCCCGGCATGGCGGTTTACGGCGCAACCAAAGCATTTGTGTTGAGCTTCACCGAGGCCGTTGCCCACGAAACCAAGGCTTCGGGCCTCAATGTCCTGGCGCTCTGCCCCGGCGCCACGCGCACTGAGTTCTTTGATGTCCTGGGAAGCCAGTCCGGTGCTGTGGGTAAGATGCAAACGTCCGCCCAGGTTGTGGGCACCGCGCTCAAAGCCTTGGAGCGCAAGGGAACACCGGGAAGCGTAGTGTCCGGGTTGTTCAACCGCGTGGCCGCTGGGGTGGCGCAGCGTTTGCCGCGCGCTGTCACCGTAGCTGTTGCCGCCAGGGCCGTGCAGGACTGGTAA
- a CDS encoding serine hydrolase domain-containing protein produces MHSQVVAPGFEPVAQLFERFLAQDPDYSAQVAAYHRGVKVLDLSGGPHIREDSVTGVFSCSKGMAGLVVALLVQDGLLDLEARVAGYWPEFAANGKAGITVSQLLSHQAGLLGVEGGLTLEEVNNSEIAAARLAGLAPLWKPGAAFGYHALTIGIFMEELCRRITGSTLQEVYEQRIRSVTGAHFYLGLPEAEEPRFAPFRWAADPSWPWVDPASHFGLAANSAVGEILDLPNIREVRAAGLSSVAGMASAEGMARNYAAALTGLAEVSGSATSGGQTAVEPLLTEETIRKVSAEQVFGIDRVFGESGCFGTVFMKSHSRMPFGSYRAFGHDGASASLGFADPVYGLGFGYVPQQAEPGGLGCRNFQLSSAVRQVIASFPA; encoded by the coding sequence ATGCACTCACAGGTGGTCGCCCCAGGATTTGAACCCGTAGCCCAGCTCTTCGAACGTTTCCTCGCCCAGGACCCTGACTACTCGGCGCAGGTTGCCGCGTACCACCGGGGCGTCAAGGTGCTGGACCTCAGCGGCGGTCCCCACATCCGGGAAGATTCCGTCACCGGTGTTTTCTCCTGTTCCAAGGGCATGGCCGGGTTGGTCGTCGCGTTGCTGGTGCAGGACGGCCTGCTGGACCTGGAGGCCCGCGTGGCCGGTTACTGGCCGGAATTTGCTGCCAACGGGAAAGCCGGAATCACCGTTTCCCAGCTTCTTTCCCACCAAGCCGGGCTCTTGGGGGTGGAGGGTGGACTGACGCTGGAGGAGGTCAACAACTCCGAAATCGCCGCTGCCAGGCTTGCCGGGCTTGCTCCGCTGTGGAAGCCCGGCGCCGCCTTTGGCTATCACGCCCTGACCATCGGCATCTTCATGGAAGAACTGTGCCGGCGCATCACCGGATCCACACTCCAAGAGGTCTACGAACAACGGATCCGATCCGTGACCGGAGCCCACTTCTACCTGGGCCTGCCCGAGGCTGAAGAACCCCGTTTTGCACCGTTCCGCTGGGCAGCCGATCCTTCGTGGCCGTGGGTTGACCCCGCAAGCCACTTTGGCCTTGCCGCCAACTCCGCGGTGGGAGAGATCCTGGACCTGCCCAACATCCGTGAGGTGCGGGCAGCGGGCCTGAGTTCGGTGGCTGGGATGGCCAGCGCCGAGGGCATGGCGCGGAATTATGCAGCTGCGCTGACGGGACTTGCTGAGGTGTCCGGATCCGCCACGAGTGGTGGGCAAACCGCCGTCGAGCCTCTCCTGACGGAAGAGACCATCCGCAAGGTGAGCGCCGAGCAGGTGTTCGGCATTGACCGGGTGTTCGGGGAGTCCGGCTGCTTTGGAACTGTGTTCATGAAATCGCACAGCCGGATGCCGTTCGGCAGTTACCGCGCCTTTGGGCACGACGGTGCCAGTGCGTCGCTGGGCTTTGCTGATCCAGTGTACGGGCTCGGCTTTGGCTACGTTCCCCAGCAGGCAGAGCCCGGCGGATTGGGTTGCCGGAACTTCCAGTTGAGCAGTGCGGTCCGGCAGGTTATTGCCAGCTTTCCCGCGTAG
- the gluQRS gene encoding tRNA glutamyl-Q(34) synthetase GluQRS, whose amino-acid sequence MTSAGRFAPSPSGELHVGNLRTAILAWLLAKSTGRDFLLRVEDLDRARAGAEAVQLRDLEAVGVRWDAAVVRQTERGALYDDAIDRLTADGRTYPCFCTRKEIQEAPSAPHAPQGAYPGTCRNLGPAERAIRSASRPASIRLRSEVSAWTVEDRLHGTYTGVVDDFVLRRNDHVTAYNLAVVVDDAAQGIDQVVRGDDLLPSTPRQVYLATLLGLPVPEYAHVPLVVNHDGVRLAKRDGAVTLGDLSAVGLSADRVRDVILDSLGLPAGPLSAALPFFDPGKLPLEPWVWKAPAP is encoded by the coding sequence ATGACTTCCGCTGGCCGCTTCGCCCCAAGCCCGTCCGGTGAGCTGCACGTTGGAAACCTCCGGACGGCCATCCTTGCCTGGCTCTTGGCCAAATCCACGGGCCGCGACTTCCTGCTTCGCGTGGAGGACCTGGACCGTGCACGGGCCGGAGCGGAGGCTGTGCAGCTCCGCGATCTGGAGGCTGTAGGCGTGCGGTGGGACGCCGCCGTCGTGCGTCAGACGGAGCGCGGGGCGCTGTACGACGACGCAATCGATCGCCTCACAGCGGACGGGCGCACGTACCCGTGTTTCTGCACGCGCAAGGAAATCCAGGAGGCGCCGTCTGCTCCGCACGCCCCGCAGGGTGCGTATCCGGGTACGTGCCGGAACCTGGGCCCGGCCGAGCGGGCCATCCGGAGTGCGTCGCGCCCAGCGTCCATCCGTCTCCGATCCGAGGTCTCCGCATGGACTGTGGAGGACCGGTTGCACGGCACCTATACCGGCGTGGTGGACGATTTCGTGCTGCGGAGGAATGATCACGTGACCGCCTACAACCTGGCCGTGGTGGTGGACGACGCCGCCCAGGGAATCGACCAGGTGGTTCGCGGCGATGACCTCCTCCCATCAACGCCGCGGCAGGTGTATCTGGCCACGCTGTTGGGGCTGCCGGTGCCGGAATATGCGCACGTTCCGTTGGTGGTGAACCACGACGGCGTGAGGCTGGCAAAGCGCGACGGTGCCGTGACGCTGGGCGACCTTTCCGCGGTGGGACTCTCCGCCGATCGCGTGCGCGATGTGATCCTGGATTCCCTGGGGCTTCCGGCCGGACCGCTCTCCGCGGCGCTTCCGTTCTTTGACCCGGGGAAGCTGCCTTTGGAGCCGTGGGTGTGGAAAGCTCCAGCCCCCTGA
- a CDS encoding Lrp/AsnC family transcriptional regulator, whose protein sequence is MQELDGTDRRILAALDEDPRVPIMVLAQKLHLARGTVQSRLERMTSSGALRANSSRVLPSALGRGVAAAVSAELDQSHLNEAIAALRRIPEVLECHAPAGDTDLVIRVVAKSPDDLYRVSEEIRLCPGIVRTSTSMFLREVIPYRTTGLLAG, encoded by the coding sequence TTGCAGGAACTCGACGGCACGGACCGGCGAATCCTCGCGGCTTTGGACGAGGATCCCCGGGTGCCCATCATGGTCCTTGCGCAGAAACTTCACCTGGCCCGCGGCACAGTGCAGTCCCGACTGGAGCGGATGACAAGCTCCGGGGCACTGCGCGCCAACAGCAGCAGAGTCCTCCCCTCTGCGCTGGGCCGCGGAGTGGCCGCTGCGGTCAGCGCAGAACTGGACCAGAGCCATCTCAACGAGGCAATCGCGGCCCTGCGGCGAATCCCCGAGGTCCTGGAGTGCCACGCCCCCGCCGGAGATACTGACCTGGTGATCAGGGTGGTGGCGAAGAGTCCGGATGACCTCTACCGGGTCTCGGAGGAAATAAGGCTGTGTCCGGGGATCGTGCGGACGTCCACCAGCATGTTCCTGCGCGAAGTGATTCCTTACCGGACCACGGGACTCCTGGCCGGGTAG
- a CDS encoding Lrp/AsnC family transcriptional regulator, with the protein MIDGIDRSILRHLKEDGRMTATALASKVGLTVAPCHRRLRDLEKDGVIRGYRADIDPGAVGLGFEAIVFVTLRQVDRTTMADFEDRVAASPNIVEAQRLFGSPDYLLKVIAADLPAYQRFYDDELAALPAVERLTSTLVMKNLKTNIGPPV; encoded by the coding sequence GTGATTGACGGAATCGACAGAAGTATTTTGCGCCACCTCAAAGAAGATGGCCGGATGACTGCCACGGCGCTCGCCTCCAAAGTGGGGTTGACTGTGGCCCCTTGCCACAGGCGGCTCCGCGATCTGGAGAAAGACGGGGTGATCCGCGGCTACCGCGCGGACATTGACCCCGGCGCTGTGGGACTGGGTTTCGAGGCGATCGTCTTTGTCACGCTGCGCCAGGTGGACCGGACCACCATGGCGGATTTCGAGGATCGGGTGGCCGCCAGCCCCAACATCGTGGAGGCCCAGCGATTGTTCGGTTCGCCGGACTATCTGCTGAAGGTCATCGCTGCCGACTTGCCCGCCTACCAGCGCTTTTACGACGACGAGTTGGCCGCGCTGCCTGCGGTGGAACGACTGACGTCCACGCTGGTGATGAAGAACCTCAAGACGAATATCGGGCCGCCTGTTTAG
- a CDS encoding LysE family transporter, protein MNPQLFLAFILVAVTLACTPGVDWAYSISAGLRQRSFVPAVAGLCSGYVVHTLLMVAGLAALLAGVPGLLGWLTIAGAAYLLWLGVATIRSWRGATFSAEAGVVHSGNQLRTFFQGMGTSGINPKGLLFFVALVPQFVSTDATLPVPVQSGLLGLTFVLLAGLVYTAVALTSRKLLASRPGAARIVTLISGIIMIGLGAVLLSEQVLPLLASVAGG, encoded by the coding sequence GTGAATCCGCAGCTGTTCCTCGCCTTCATCCTCGTTGCGGTCACCCTGGCGTGCACCCCGGGCGTGGACTGGGCCTACTCCATCTCGGCCGGCCTCCGCCAACGCAGCTTCGTGCCCGCAGTGGCGGGGCTGTGCAGCGGCTACGTGGTGCACACCTTGTTGATGGTGGCCGGGTTGGCGGCTTTGTTGGCCGGCGTACCAGGCCTCCTCGGGTGGTTGACCATCGCCGGCGCCGCGTACCTGCTATGGCTCGGCGTGGCCACCATCCGCTCATGGCGCGGGGCCACCTTCAGCGCGGAAGCCGGCGTCGTACATTCCGGAAACCAGCTCCGCACCTTCTTCCAGGGCATGGGCACCAGCGGCATCAATCCCAAGGGTTTGCTGTTCTTCGTGGCGCTGGTGCCGCAATTTGTGAGCACGGATGCCACACTCCCGGTGCCGGTGCAGTCTGGCTTGCTGGGCCTGACGTTCGTCCTCCTGGCCGGGCTCGTTTATACGGCCGTTGCTCTGACTTCCAGGAAGCTCCTCGCCTCAAGGCCCGGCGCAGCGCGGATTGTTACCCTCATCAGCGGAATCATCATGATCGGACTGGGAGCCGTGCTGTTGTCAGAACAAGTGCTCCCGCTGCTGGCATCAGTGGCCGGCGGATGA
- a CDS encoding SRPBCC family protein: MSNPTTITAETGVPFVDTVRDFDAPISAVFKAHVDPDLLAKWLGPRSTSMNVTEYNAVTGGTWRYENGDAGNPFSFRGVFHSVETDALIIMTSEFDGAPNQVVISTTTFEEVDGRTRMQAHEVYPTVEARDMALSTGMNYGVIEGYERLDELLAS; this comes from the coding sequence ATGAGCAATCCCACCACCATCACTGCAGAAACCGGCGTTCCCTTTGTAGACACCGTCCGGGACTTCGACGCTCCCATCAGCGCCGTCTTCAAAGCCCACGTGGACCCCGACCTGCTCGCCAAGTGGTTGGGGCCGCGCAGCACGTCCATGAACGTCACGGAATACAACGCCGTGACGGGTGGAACCTGGCGCTACGAGAATGGGGACGCAGGGAACCCCTTCTCCTTCCGCGGCGTCTTCCACTCCGTGGAGACGGATGCGCTGATCATCATGACCTCGGAGTTCGATGGCGCACCCAACCAGGTGGTCATCAGCACCACCACTTTTGAAGAAGTGGATGGCCGCACCAGGATGCAGGCGCACGAGGTCTACCCGACGGTTGAGGCGCGGGACATGGCTTTGTCCACCGGCATGAACTACGGCGTGATTGAGGGCTACGAGCGGTTGGACGAGCTGCTGGCGTCCTGA
- a CDS encoding DUF4383 domain-containing protein, producing the protein MTTASHPAEHHHMMGLTLRNTAMGVGIVFLLVGVLGFIPGITTNYGAMTFAGHESGAMLLGVFQVSILHNIVHLLFGAAGLTMARNARMARLFLLGGGAVYIVLWIYGLVINQGTGANFVPFNTADNWLHLILGIAMVGLGVWLGRDAMDETATSRRTL; encoded by the coding sequence ATGACCACCGCTTCGCACCCCGCCGAACACCATCACATGATGGGCTTGACCCTGCGTAACACCGCCATGGGCGTCGGCATTGTATTTCTGCTGGTTGGCGTACTGGGCTTTATCCCGGGAATCACCACCAATTACGGCGCCATGACTTTTGCGGGACATGAGTCAGGCGCCATGCTGCTTGGAGTCTTCCAAGTGTCCATACTTCACAACATCGTCCACTTGCTGTTTGGCGCAGCCGGCCTGACCATGGCCCGCAACGCGCGGATGGCGCGCTTGTTCCTGCTGGGCGGCGGCGCTGTGTACATCGTCCTGTGGATCTACGGCCTGGTCATCAACCAGGGAACGGGCGCCAACTTTGTCCCGTTCAACACCGCCGACAACTGGCTCCACCTGATCCTTGGTATTGCCATGGTGGGCCTGGGCGTTTGGCTCGGCAGGGATGCCATGGATGAGACGGCTACTTCGCGAAGGACACTGTAG
- a CDS encoding IclR family transcriptional regulator, translating into MTPTETSQTPDSRNGNGDSKSTSVIVNAIAVLRSFSAEEPLLGVTEIAGRIGMHKSTVSRILATLEQENLVERDVESRRFRLGLGMIAMAGPLLAELEERRVAYPVLRELTERTGETSALMVWNGVESMCVEQIPSRHQVKHLAPLGARYNEALSSSVQVFLAAEDEERVRQLLRSGSITLPGLDDDAVEAYLARVGDSKERGWAVNFGETSIEEVGVASPVFDYRGEIVASVLIPAPKFRVSQDTLASLGEACAAAAAKVTTRLGGRPAR; encoded by the coding sequence ATGACTCCCACGGAAACCAGCCAGACTCCTGACAGCAGAAACGGCAACGGGGACAGCAAAAGCACCTCGGTGATTGTCAACGCCATCGCGGTCCTGAGGAGCTTCTCGGCGGAGGAGCCACTGCTGGGAGTCACCGAAATCGCGGGCCGCATTGGCATGCACAAGAGCACCGTCAGCCGCATTCTGGCGACGTTGGAGCAGGAAAACCTTGTGGAGCGCGACGTCGAATCGCGCAGGTTCCGCTTGGGGCTGGGCATGATCGCCATGGCGGGGCCCTTGTTGGCCGAGCTGGAAGAGCGCCGCGTGGCCTACCCCGTGCTCCGCGAACTGACCGAGCGCACAGGCGAAACCAGCGCGCTCATGGTGTGGAACGGCGTCGAATCCATGTGCGTGGAGCAGATCCCCAGCCGGCATCAGGTCAAGCACTTGGCGCCGCTGGGTGCCCGGTACAACGAGGCCCTGAGCTCGTCGGTCCAAGTGTTCCTGGCGGCTGAGGATGAGGAGCGCGTCCGTCAGTTGCTGCGCAGCGGTTCCATCACTCTGCCCGGCTTGGATGATGATGCTGTTGAGGCGTATCTGGCGCGGGTTGGCGATTCCAAGGAACGCGGCTGGGCTGTGAATTTCGGGGAGACGTCCATTGAGGAAGTGGGGGTGGCCTCGCCGGTGTTCGATTACCGCGGGGAGATTGTGGCCTCCGTCCTGATTCCGGCCCCGAAGTTCCGCGTTTCGCAGGACACCCTGGCCAGTCTGGGCGAGGCGTGTGCCGCGGCGGCGGCGAAGGTGACCACACGGCTTGGTGGGCGTCCCGCGCGGTAG
- a CDS encoding aminopeptidase P family protein — MTITQNEAVNDVAKLERTKVLNNGEKVSLTFSDAEFERRLAGLRSIMAEKELDAVILTSYHSIKYYSDFLFTYFGRSYGMVVTKDDTVTVTANIDAGMPWRRSYGENLVYTDWRRDNYIHAIQEILRTRGINPRRIGVEDDSLPLDNRNKIQAAFSGATLVDVAQAAMRQRMIKSAEEIAVIKHGARIGDLGGEAIRNAITAGITEYEVALIGTEAMVHEIARTFPDSEIRDTWVWFQSGINTDGAHNWATTRKIQEHDILSLNCFPMTSGYYTALERTLFYGEPDARSLELWNINVEVHKRGLELIKPGAVCKDIAAELNEIYVSHGLLANRTFGYGHSFGVLSHYYGREAGLELREDIDTVLEPGMVVSMEPMITVMDGQPGAGGYREHDILVVGEDGAENITKFPFGPEYNIIGA, encoded by the coding sequence ATGACCATCACGCAGAACGAGGCCGTCAACGATGTGGCCAAGCTCGAACGCACCAAAGTCCTCAACAACGGCGAAAAGGTCTCGCTGACCTTCTCCGACGCAGAGTTCGAGCGCCGTCTGGCCGGACTCCGGAGCATCATGGCTGAGAAGGAACTCGACGCCGTCATCCTCACCAGCTACCACTCCATCAAGTACTACTCCGACTTCCTTTTCACCTACTTCGGCAGGTCTTACGGAATGGTGGTCACCAAGGATGACACGGTGACCGTTACGGCAAATATCGACGCCGGTATGCCTTGGCGCCGCAGCTACGGCGAGAACCTGGTGTACACGGACTGGCGCCGGGACAACTACATCCACGCCATCCAGGAAATCCTTCGGACCCGGGGCATCAACCCGCGGCGCATCGGCGTGGAAGACGATTCCCTGCCGTTGGACAACCGCAACAAGATCCAGGCCGCTTTCTCCGGTGCAACCCTGGTGGATGTGGCACAGGCTGCGATGCGTCAGCGCATGATCAAGTCCGCCGAGGAGATCGCGGTCATCAAGCACGGCGCGCGCATTGGTGACCTTGGCGGCGAGGCCATCCGCAACGCCATCACGGCCGGGATCACCGAGTACGAGGTGGCGCTGATCGGTACCGAGGCCATGGTCCACGAAATCGCCCGGACGTTCCCGGATTCCGAAATCCGCGACACGTGGGTGTGGTTCCAGTCCGGCATCAACACGGACGGTGCCCACAACTGGGCAACCACCCGCAAGATCCAGGAACACGACATCCTGTCCCTGAACTGCTTCCCCATGACCAGCGGCTACTACACCGCACTGGAACGCACCCTGTTCTACGGCGAACCCGATGCCCGCTCCTTGGAACTGTGGAACATCAACGTGGAGGTCCACAAGCGCGGACTGGAGCTCATCAAGCCCGGTGCTGTGTGCAAGGACATCGCGGCGGAACTCAACGAGATCTACGTCAGCCACGGCCTGCTGGCCAACCGGACCTTTGGCTACGGCCACTCCTTCGGTGTGTTGAGCCACTACTACGGACGCGAAGCCGGACTCGAACTCCGGGAGGACATTGACACCGTGCTGGAGCCCGGCATGGTGGTGTCCATGGAGCCGATGATCACGGTGATGGACGGCCAGCCAGGCGCCGGTGGCTACCGCGAGCACGACATCCTGGTGGTGGGTGAAGACGGTGCGGAGAACATCACCAAGTTCCCGTTTGGCCCTGAGTACAACATCATCGGAGCCTAG
- a CDS encoding MFS transporter encodes MSNESSVAAAPGSPSRTPHASSSQPAVSSDTRRRVVTASFIGNFVEWFDYAVYGYLAGVISTVFFPESDRQTALLATFGVFAISFFVRPLGGFIWGHIGDKLGRKQALSLSIVLMSVATFCIALIPGYATIGVMAPILLLLVRVVQGFSAAGEYAGASAFLVEYAPPNRRGLYAAVVPASTAAGLLLGSLLAALLSSVLSAEQLNEWGWRLPFLLAAPMGLIGRYIRTKLEDTPAFRELAAKDNAVKAPAFAMFRTYRKQLIIATGAVLLNAVGFYVILSYMPTYLSEELGFGATESFLATTIALASYIGFIFLTGMASDRFGRKRMLITASVLFMLLTVPAFMLLDTGNFLVIVLVQILLGGMLTLNDGTLPSFLAELFPTKVRYTGFAVSFNLSNALFGGTAPFMATLLIGMTHNQLAPGWYLAAAALVSLIAVLFATESSKKPLLQD; translated from the coding sequence ATGAGCAATGAATCATCTGTGGCAGCCGCACCGGGCAGCCCCTCCCGCACCCCCCACGCATCAAGCTCCCAACCAGCAGTCAGCAGTGACACTCGACGGCGAGTGGTCACCGCAAGCTTCATCGGGAACTTTGTTGAGTGGTTCGACTACGCCGTGTACGGATACCTGGCCGGCGTCATCTCTACTGTTTTCTTCCCCGAGTCCGACCGGCAGACGGCCTTGCTCGCGACCTTTGGCGTGTTTGCCATCAGTTTCTTCGTCAGGCCCTTGGGTGGTTTCATCTGGGGCCACATCGGAGACAAGCTGGGCCGCAAGCAAGCGCTGAGCCTGTCAATCGTCCTGATGTCCGTCGCGACATTCTGCATAGCCCTCATCCCCGGCTACGCCACGATCGGCGTGATGGCGCCGATCCTGCTCCTCCTGGTCAGGGTGGTCCAAGGCTTCTCCGCAGCCGGCGAGTACGCCGGGGCGTCAGCTTTCCTGGTGGAGTATGCGCCGCCGAACCGCCGCGGACTGTATGCCGCCGTCGTGCCCGCCAGTACCGCAGCGGGTCTGCTGCTGGGGTCCCTGCTGGCCGCCCTGCTGAGTTCAGTCCTCAGCGCCGAGCAGCTCAACGAGTGGGGCTGGCGCCTGCCGTTCCTGTTGGCTGCGCCCATGGGATTGATCGGGCGGTATATCCGGACCAAGCTCGAGGACACGCCGGCTTTCCGTGAACTCGCCGCCAAGGACAACGCGGTCAAAGCACCCGCCTTCGCCATGTTCAGGACGTACCGGAAGCAACTCATCATTGCCACCGGCGCAGTGTTGCTGAACGCGGTGGGTTTCTACGTGATCCTCAGCTACATGCCCACGTACCTGTCGGAGGAACTGGGCTTTGGGGCAACGGAATCATTCCTTGCCACCACCATCGCCTTGGCCAGCTACATCGGCTTCATCTTCCTGACCGGCATGGCGTCGGACAGGTTCGGCCGCAAGCGGATGCTCATCACGGCGTCCGTGCTGTTCATGCTGTTGACGGTGCCGGCATTCATGCTTCTGGATACAGGCAATTTCCTGGTGATCGTGCTGGTGCAGATTCTGCTGGGCGGGATGCTCACCCTGAACGACGGCACGCTTCCAAGCTTCCTGGCCGAACTCTTCCCCACGAAGGTCCGCTACACGGGATTTGCCGTCAGTTTCAACCTCTCCAACGCCCTGTTCGGCGGCACTGCGCCCTTCATGGCCACCTTGCTTATCGGCATGACCCACAACCAACTGGCTCCCGGTTGGTACCTCGCGGCTGCCGCCCTGGTTTCCCTCATCGCTGTCCTGTTTGCCACGGAGTCTTCCAAGAAGCCCCTGCTGCAGGACTAG
- a CDS encoding GntR family transcriptional regulator, whose translation MSAALEALESAPQGTSLAENAYLLLRDRLIMLDIKPGDPINDGQIAAELGIGRTPVREAIKRLESDHLVVSYPRRGTFATGVDITQLAEVSEIRELLEPLASRKAARMAGPAMREELRSVAAAISALDGQDNSSQELMRYDIQVHRLIYKASANAHLEDVLIRYDNLATRIWCHMLEKMPSVSGHISEHADLLTAIADGDEERAAELALHHVVSFEETIRKVL comes from the coding sequence ATGAGCGCAGCACTGGAAGCACTGGAATCCGCTCCGCAGGGCACGTCCCTCGCGGAGAACGCCTACCTGCTGCTGCGCGATCGGCTCATCATGCTGGACATCAAGCCCGGCGATCCCATCAATGATGGGCAAATTGCCGCCGAATTGGGGATTGGGCGGACCCCGGTCCGCGAAGCCATCAAGCGGCTCGAAAGTGATCACCTGGTGGTCTCATACCCCCGGCGCGGTACGTTCGCCACCGGCGTGGACATCACCCAGCTCGCCGAGGTTTCCGAGATCCGGGAGCTCCTGGAGCCGCTGGCTTCCAGGAAGGCCGCCCGCATGGCCGGTCCCGCGATGCGGGAGGAGCTGCGCTCCGTTGCTGCCGCGATCAGTGCGCTGGACGGACAGGATAATTCCTCGCAGGAACTCATGCGGTACGACATTCAGGTTCACCGGCTCATCTACAAGGCTTCGGCTAACGCGCACCTGGAAGATGTCCTGATCCGCTACGACAACCTCGCCACCCGCATCTGGTGCCACATGCTGGAGAAGATGCCGTCCGTCTCAGGGCACATCTCCGAGCATGCCGACCTCCTTACGGCCATTGCCGACGGCGACGAAGAGCGCGCCGCCGAGCTCGCCCTGCACCACGTGGTCAGCTTCGAAGAGACCATCCGCAAGGTCCTCTAG